One Gemmatimonadales bacterium DNA window includes the following coding sequences:
- a CDS encoding 1,4-alpha-glucan branching protein domain-containing protein yields the protein MSVDFVLALHSHVPLVLRHGRWPHGSDWLCEAVLDSYLPLIEKVGELAARGVHCPLTVGVSPVLANQLVDPAFAAEFDAFVLQRLESCRDARRTLPETGDSGLLPLVDFWESRIRRLRSLFEAEGRNVVGALARLQAGSGLELMTCAATHGYLSLLGREESVRLQLGVAAAEHRRLFGRASAGCWLPECAYRPGGWWAPPGAPRPGPRAGTEEHLAAAGFRYFFTDAHLAQAGSAVSGYAEGAAGAERPDTARQDPARQRGAGAQRTPYRAYLVGPAAAGRVAVLVRDPRASMQVWNRDLGYPGDGWYLEFHKIRWPGGLKLWRVSAPKSDLGAKRPYDPAAALAQTALHASHFASLLGSIGASAGRGGDGVIAVPFDTELFGHWWFEGADFLAAVYRNLTNGRGVRAATASEHLERHPPRSGIELGAGSWGTGGDDGMWLNPKTAWTWQRLWPLEDRFWSVAPQALAVPDSHALLAQAARELLLAQASDWQFIITTGAVADYGARRFSLHAGDAELLVGLLEETVRGAVIPAQARRIVEELQGRDAVFPDVLAQVAGVVEHGRVGAAA from the coding sequence ATGTCCGTGGACTTCGTGCTGGCCCTTCACAGCCACGTGCCGCTGGTGCTGCGCCACGGACGCTGGCCGCACGGCAGCGACTGGCTGTGCGAGGCGGTGCTCGACAGTTACCTGCCGCTGATCGAGAAGGTAGGCGAGCTGGCGGCGCGCGGCGTGCACTGTCCGCTCACGGTCGGCGTGTCGCCGGTTCTGGCCAACCAGCTGGTCGATCCAGCGTTCGCCGCCGAGTTCGACGCCTTCGTGCTCCAGCGGCTGGAGTCGTGCCGCGACGCGCGGCGGACGCTCCCCGAGACCGGCGACTCCGGGCTGCTGCCCCTGGTGGACTTCTGGGAGTCGCGGATCCGGCGGCTGCGATCGCTGTTCGAGGCGGAGGGCCGGAACGTCGTGGGGGCGCTCGCCCGGCTGCAGGCGGGCAGCGGGCTGGAGCTGATGACCTGTGCGGCCACGCACGGCTACCTGTCGCTGCTGGGGCGCGAGGAGTCGGTCCGGCTGCAGCTCGGCGTGGCGGCGGCCGAGCATCGCCGCCTGTTCGGCCGGGCGAGCGCCGGGTGCTGGCTGCCCGAATGCGCCTACCGGCCCGGCGGGTGGTGGGCGCCCCCGGGCGCTCCGCGGCCGGGACCGCGGGCGGGCACCGAAGAGCATCTGGCCGCGGCGGGGTTCCGGTACTTCTTCACGGACGCGCACCTGGCGCAGGCGGGAAGCGCGGTGAGCGGTTACGCGGAGGGGGCGGCCGGGGCGGAGCGACCGGACACCGCGCGGCAGGATCCGGCGCGGCAGCGAGGCGCTGGCGCGCAGCGCACGCCCTACCGCGCCTACCTGGTCGGGCCGGCCGCGGCCGGGCGCGTCGCGGTGCTGGTGCGCGACCCGCGCGCGTCGATGCAGGTGTGGAACCGCGACCTCGGGTACCCCGGGGACGGCTGGTACCTGGAGTTCCACAAGATCCGCTGGCCGGGCGGCCTGAAGCTGTGGCGCGTGAGCGCGCCGAAGTCGGATCTCGGCGCCAAGCGTCCCTACGATCCTGCGGCCGCGCTCGCCCAGACCGCGCTCCACGCGTCGCACTTCGCGTCGCTGCTCGGGAGCATCGGGGCCTCGGCGGGCCGGGGGGGCGACGGGGTGATCGCCGTGCCGTTCGACACCGAGCTGTTCGGGCACTGGTGGTTCGAGGGCGCGGACTTCCTCGCGGCGGTGTACCGCAACCTGACGAACGGACGGGGCGTGCGGGCCGCGACCGCGTCCGAGCACCTCGAGCGGCACCCGCCGCGAAGCGGGATCGAGCTGGGCGCCGGCTCGTGGGGCACCGGCGGCGACGACGGGATGTGGCTCAACCCGAAGACCGCCTGGACCTGGCAGCGGCTGTGGCCGCTCGAGGACCGGTTCTGGAGCGTGGCCCCGCAGGCGCTGGCCGTGCCGGATTCGCACGCGCTGCTCGCGCAGGCCGCCCGGGAGCTGCTGCTCGCGCAGGCCTCCGACTGGCAGTTCATCATCACCACCGGCGCGGTGGCCGACTACGGCGCGCGGCGTTTCAGCCTGCACGCCGGCGATGCCGAGCTGCTGGTCGGTCTGCTCGAGGAAACGGTGCGCGGTGCGGTGATCCCGGCGCAGGCGCGGCGCATCGTGGAGGAGCTGCAGGGCCGCGACGCGGTGTTCCCCGACGTGCTGGCGCAGGTGGCGGGCGTGGTGGAGCACGGCCGGGTGGGCGCGGCGGCCTGA
- a CDS encoding alpha-amylase/4-alpha-glucanotransferase domain-containing protein, whose translation MTEPLRFVFGVHIHQPVGNFDHVFEQHVREAYRPLLERLTGRGFTPVTLHVSGPLLEWLEAHDRSFLDLVGRLVSDHKLELLLSGYDEPILAALSREDRVEQIGWMREAVRRLFGPDAEQGGLWLTERVWEPDLAADLVAGGVRYALVDDRHFLVTGFPRARLHAPFWTDGGGGPLALFPIDERLRYLVPFKPPAQILGYLEHLRGAGHRLAVLADDGEKFGGWPGTANWVYERGWLDEFLEVMLSAVGRGDLKLVTSAAALAEVPSGGLAYLPSASYREMERWALPAEAAVRLEHLERELGEHRMAGPDGGLVRGTLWRNFLVRYAEANRMHKKMLALSALHRSLAPGRGGRKEDLALARRAIGRAQCNDAYWHGVFGGLYLPHLRAALWRNLAEAEQALRRDQRLTVQLLDFDHDGHEEIWVHSGRCSVVIAPARGGAVEDYTLFATLTNYANALTRRPEAYHEVQDPSQHGGQGSEPGGPESGRPAFDADDRALFVDRVLPADLSVEAYAAGRYAPPASWARAAMRLRIETATAAEVVVVLEAPAGAPPLEKRIRIGADGALAVTYRWDAAALPEGGWFAPELSLAAPLDLVADPPAETWRFPIETVAKSERGLERTLQGESVTPRWPVRDGAARIELRRPVL comes from the coding sequence GTGACGGAACCGCTCCGCTTCGTCTTCGGCGTCCACATCCACCAGCCGGTGGGCAACTTCGACCACGTCTTCGAGCAGCACGTGCGCGAGGCCTATCGCCCGCTGCTGGAGCGGCTCACGGGCCGCGGGTTCACGCCGGTCACCCTCCACGTCTCCGGGCCGCTGCTCGAGTGGCTGGAGGCCCACGACCGTTCGTTTTTGGACCTCGTGGGCCGGCTCGTGTCCGACCACAAGCTCGAGCTGCTGCTTTCGGGGTACGACGAGCCGATCCTGGCGGCCCTGTCGCGGGAGGACAGGGTCGAGCAGATCGGCTGGATGCGCGAGGCCGTGCGGCGGCTGTTCGGGCCGGACGCCGAGCAGGGCGGGCTGTGGCTCACCGAGCGCGTCTGGGAGCCGGACCTCGCGGCCGACCTGGTGGCGGGAGGCGTACGCTACGCCCTGGTGGACGATCGGCACTTCCTGGTGACCGGCTTCCCGCGCGCGAGGCTGCACGCGCCGTTCTGGACGGACGGCGGCGGCGGTCCGCTGGCGCTGTTCCCGATCGACGAGCGGCTCCGCTACCTGGTGCCGTTCAAGCCGCCGGCGCAGATCCTGGGATACCTCGAACATCTGCGCGGGGCGGGGCACCGGCTCGCCGTGCTCGCCGACGACGGGGAGAAGTTCGGCGGCTGGCCGGGGACCGCGAACTGGGTGTACGAGCGCGGCTGGCTCGACGAGTTCCTGGAAGTGATGCTGTCCGCCGTCGGGCGGGGCGACCTGAAGCTCGTGACCAGCGCGGCGGCGCTGGCCGAAGTGCCCAGCGGCGGCCTGGCGTATCTGCCGTCGGCGTCGTACCGCGAGATGGAACGCTGGGCGCTTCCGGCGGAGGCCGCGGTGAGGCTGGAGCACCTCGAGCGGGAGCTGGGAGAGCACCGGATGGCGGGCCCGGACGGCGGGCTGGTGCGCGGCACGCTGTGGCGGAACTTCCTGGTGCGCTACGCCGAAGCCAACCGCATGCACAAGAAGATGCTCGCGTTGTCGGCGCTGCACCGCTCGCTCGCTCCCGGCCGCGGTGGACGGAAGGAGGACCTCGCGCTGGCGCGCCGGGCGATCGGCCGGGCGCAGTGCAACGACGCATACTGGCACGGCGTCTTCGGCGGCCTGTACCTGCCGCACCTCCGGGCCGCGCTGTGGCGGAACCTCGCCGAGGCGGAGCAGGCGCTGCGTCGCGACCAACGGCTCACCGTGCAGCTGCTGGACTTCGATCACGACGGCCACGAGGAAATCTGGGTGCACTCGGGCCGCTGCTCGGTCGTGATCGCGCCGGCGCGCGGCGGCGCCGTGGAGGACTACACGCTGTTCGCCACACTGACCAATTACGCGAACGCGCTGACCCGCCGCCCGGAGGCCTACCACGAGGTGCAGGACCCGTCCCAGCACGGCGGGCAGGGGTCCGAGCCCGGCGGACCAGAGTCCGGGCGGCCGGCGTTCGACGCGGACGATCGCGCGCTGTTCGTGGATCGCGTCCTGCCGGCCGACCTGTCAGTCGAGGCGTACGCGGCGGGGCGCTACGCGCCGCCGGCGTCCTGGGCGCGCGCGGCGATGCGCCTGCGGATCGAGACGGCGACGGCGGCGGAGGTCGTGGTGGTCCTCGAGGCGCCGGCAGGAGCGCCGCCGCTGGAGAAGCGAATCCGGATCGGGGCCGACGGCGCGCTCGCGGTCACCTACCGGTGGGATGCGGCCGCCCTGCCCGAGGGCGGCTGGTTCGCCCCGGAGCTGTCGCTGGCCGCGCCCCTCGACCTCGTCGCCGATCCGCCGGCGGAAACGTGGCGCTTCCCCATCGAGACGGTGGCGAAGTCCGAGCGCGGTCTCGAGCGGACGCTGCAGGGCGAATCCGTGACGCCGCGCTGGCCGGTCCGGGACGGCGCGGCCCGCATCGAGCTGAGGCGTCCGGTCCTCTAG
- a CDS encoding DUF3536 domain-containing protein, protein MPARSIVLHGHFYQPPRENPWLGYVEAEASAAPHHDWNRRIEQECYRAVAAARIPDAAGRIARVVNTLEFVSWDFGATLLEWLEAEAPDTYRAVLEADRRSAARTGFGNAIAAPYHHVILPLSTRRDKVTEVRWGIADFRRRFGREPDGMWLPETAVDGETLDVVAAHGIRFTILAPHQVQRVPAGGLPGRYRTAGGHEIALFVYDGPLSHDLAFGPLLDDAFAWAARVMATGDAAGGAPALVSMAADGETFGHHHRFGEMALARFLDELGRRPDARVTNYAAFLAAHPATESVELVAPSAWSCPHGVERWRSDCGCRVAPERGWHQKWRAPLRAAVEWLASELDAVFEREGAALFRDAWAARDAYGGARGVGGGAVGELVAAQAARDLGAAKSLRARALLEMEHHAQAMFTSCAWFFDDIGGLEPLQLLRYAACALELAGPAGGQLGDGFAERLAAAVSNDPSVGDGRRIFLERARPRVAPAARVGASFAARTRFVPGGSAGTNARMYDYDVSANGDAVRVVHRLTGRAGALRVAVDSPTGRDIGFAVRVAPADGERGDAATLGLADLTERERDAVRSALMAALARRALGAEQQAALCEGRASLAEVAELGLRARVEALAADRSAAAVGAVLDLVDLLGLLGRDPAFEVQTAFARVREGLAAAEARGLDPLAARLGFGTAA, encoded by the coding sequence ATGCCGGCGCGATCCATCGTCCTGCACGGACACTTCTACCAGCCGCCGCGCGAGAACCCGTGGCTCGGCTACGTCGAGGCCGAGGCCAGCGCCGCGCCGCACCACGACTGGAACCGGCGCATCGAGCAGGAGTGCTATCGCGCGGTCGCCGCCGCCCGCATCCCCGACGCCGCGGGGCGCATCGCCCGCGTCGTCAACACCCTCGAGTTCGTCAGCTGGGACTTCGGCGCCACGCTGCTCGAGTGGCTCGAGGCCGAGGCGCCCGACACCTACCGCGCCGTGCTGGAGGCGGACCGCCGCAGCGCGGCGCGGACGGGATTCGGCAACGCGATCGCGGCGCCGTACCATCACGTGATCCTTCCGCTGAGCACCCGCCGCGACAAGGTCACCGAGGTGCGGTGGGGCATCGCGGACTTCCGGCGCCGGTTCGGCCGCGAGCCCGACGGGATGTGGCTGCCGGAGACGGCCGTGGACGGGGAGACGCTCGACGTCGTGGCCGCGCACGGCATCCGCTTCACCATCCTGGCGCCGCACCAGGTGCAGCGCGTGCCGGCCGGCGGACTGCCCGGCCGGTACCGCACCGCCGGCGGGCACGAGATCGCGCTGTTCGTCTACGACGGGCCGCTGTCGCACGACCTGGCCTTCGGCCCGCTCCTGGACGACGCCTTCGCGTGGGCGGCGCGCGTGATGGCGACCGGCGACGCCGCGGGCGGTGCGCCCGCCCTGGTGTCGATGGCGGCCGACGGCGAGACCTTCGGCCATCACCATCGGTTCGGCGAGATGGCGCTGGCGCGGTTCCTGGACGAGCTCGGGCGGAGGCCCGACGCCCGGGTCACGAACTACGCCGCCTTCCTCGCCGCGCATCCGGCCACGGAGTCCGTCGAGCTGGTGGCCCCGAGCGCGTGGAGCTGCCCGCACGGCGTGGAGCGGTGGCGCTCCGACTGCGGCTGCCGGGTGGCTCCGGAGCGCGGCTGGCACCAGAAGTGGCGGGCGCCGCTGCGCGCGGCGGTGGAGTGGCTGGCGTCCGAGCTGGATGCGGTGTTCGAGCGGGAAGGGGCGGCGTTGTTCCGGGATGCCTGGGCGGCGCGGGACGCGTACGGCGGGGCGCGCGGCGTGGGCGGCGGGGCGGTCGGCGAGCTGGTGGCGGCGCAGGCGGCGCGCGACCTCGGGGCCGCGAAGTCCCTGCGCGCTCGCGCGCTGCTGGAGATGGAGCACCACGCGCAGGCGATGTTCACGTCGTGCGCCTGGTTTTTCGACGACATCGGCGGACTCGAGCCGCTGCAGTTGCTGCGATACGCGGCGTGCGCCCTGGAGCTGGCGGGGCCGGCTGGCGGCCAGCTCGGCGATGGATTCGCGGAGCGTCTCGCCGCGGCCGTGAGCAACGATCCCTCGGTGGGTGACGGGCGGCGCATCTTCCTCGAGCGGGCGCGGCCGCGTGTGGCACCGGCCGCCCGGGTCGGCGCGAGCTTCGCCGCCCGGACCCGGTTCGTGCCCGGCGGGAGCGCCGGCACGAACGCGCGGATGTACGACTACGACGTGAGCGCGAACGGCGACGCCGTGCGCGTGGTCCACCGGCTCACGGGCCGCGCCGGCGCGCTCCGGGTGGCCGTGGACTCGCCGACCGGCCGCGACATCGGCTTCGCGGTGCGCGTGGCACCTGCCGACGGCGAGCGCGGCGACGCCGCGACCCTGGGCCTGGCGGACCTCACCGAGCGGGAACGGGACGCCGTCAGGAGCGCGCTGATGGCGGCCCTGGCGCGGCGCGCGCTCGGCGCCGAGCAGCAGGCGGCGCTATGCGAAGGCCGTGCGTCGCTGGCGGAGGTGGCGGAGCTCGGCCTGCGCGCGCGCGTGGAGGCGCTCGCGGCCGACCGCTCGGCGGCGGCCGTCGGCGCCGTGCTCGACCTGGTGGATCTGCTCGGGCTCCTCGGCCGCGACCCGGCGTTCGAGGTCCAGACGGCGTTCGCCAGGGTGCGCGAGGGCCTGGCGGCCGCCGAGGCCCGGGGCCTCGACCCGCTGGCCGCGCGGCTCGGCTTCGGCACCGCCGCGTGA
- a CDS encoding glycogen/starch synthase, producing the protein MTIPRAPDGSAMGASFDPAPPARWRAPAPPPLLLGSNAEEPVGVVHVVAEYTPYAHTGGLADAVAGLARLQAAAGVPTAVVLPLHRSVRRAGQELIAVGRPFPVEVGPRVEWARLWRVAAAPRAPRVFFIEHDGYFNRPGPYGAGGRDYSDNGFRFAFFAQAALAVLPRIANAPVVVHAHDWHAALVPVYLRTRFAGHPFYDRARTVLTVHNAAFQGWFPEELLHVVGLPAWLYDWRLMEWYGRANFLKGGMAFADFVTTVSPTHARELVTPEGGFGLHQAFEALGDRLVGIVNGIDVDSWDPATDPHLTANYSANDLSGKRRCKAALQRSFGLPQRFNVPLIGMAARLVAQKGLDLLIDNAALFADGAQFVFTGRGDPRYESALTAIAARSHQRVAVRLGFSDRNARRIMAGADIFLVPSLYEPCGLTQMTAQRYGALPVARRVGGLADTIDDGETGFLFDAYAPTALAETVQEAVDTYRTPARWAWLVEHAIERDFSWAPSASEYAAVYRRVLAASPAGR; encoded by the coding sequence GTGACGATCCCCCGAGCGCCTGACGGCTCCGCGATGGGAGCGTCGTTCGACCCCGCTCCTCCCGCGCGCTGGCGGGCCCCGGCTCCGCCTCCCCTGCTCCTCGGCTCGAACGCCGAGGAACCCGTGGGCGTGGTCCACGTGGTGGCGGAGTACACCCCCTACGCCCATACCGGTGGCCTCGCGGACGCGGTCGCCGGCCTGGCGCGGCTCCAGGCGGCGGCCGGCGTGCCGACCGCGGTCGTCCTGCCCCTGCACCGCTCGGTGCGCCGCGCCGGCCAGGAGCTGATCGCGGTCGGGCGGCCGTTCCCCGTCGAGGTGGGGCCGCGCGTCGAGTGGGCGCGGCTGTGGCGGGTGGCCGCGGCGCCGCGGGCGCCGCGCGTCTTCTTCATCGAGCACGACGGCTACTTCAACCGCCCGGGCCCCTACGGCGCGGGTGGACGGGATTACAGCGACAACGGGTTCCGGTTCGCGTTCTTCGCCCAGGCGGCGCTCGCCGTGCTGCCGCGCATCGCCAACGCGCCGGTGGTCGTGCACGCGCACGACTGGCACGCGGCGCTAGTGCCGGTGTACCTGCGCACCCGGTTCGCCGGGCACCCGTTCTACGACCGGGCGCGGACGGTGCTGACCGTGCACAACGCGGCGTTCCAGGGCTGGTTCCCGGAGGAGCTGCTGCACGTCGTGGGACTGCCGGCCTGGCTGTACGACTGGCGTCTGATGGAGTGGTACGGGCGGGCCAACTTCCTCAAGGGCGGGATGGCGTTCGCGGACTTCGTGACCACCGTCAGCCCGACGCACGCGCGGGAGCTGGTGACCCCGGAAGGCGGGTTCGGGCTGCACCAGGCGTTCGAGGCGCTGGGCGACCGGCTGGTGGGAATCGTGAACGGGATCGACGTGGACTCGTGGGACCCTGCGACCGATCCGCACCTGACGGCCAACTACTCGGCCAACGACCTCTCCGGCAAGCGGCGCTGCAAGGCGGCGTTGCAGCGCAGCTTCGGCCTCCCGCAGCGTTTCAACGTGCCGCTCATCGGCATGGCCGCGCGGCTGGTGGCCCAGAAGGGCCTCGACCTGCTGATCGACAACGCGGCCCTGTTCGCCGACGGCGCGCAATTCGTGTTCACCGGCCGCGGCGACCCGCGCTACGAGTCCGCGCTCACCGCCATCGCCGCGCGGTCGCACCAGCGGGTCGCGGTGCGGCTCGGCTTCAGCGACCGGAATGCTCGCCGGATCATGGCGGGGGCGGACATCTTCCTGGTGCCGTCGTTGTACGAGCCGTGCGGCTTGACGCAGATGACCGCACAACGCTACGGCGCGCTGCCGGTGGCGCGGCGGGTGGGCGGACTCGCGGACACGATCGACGACGGGGAGACCGGGTTCCTGTTCGACGCCTACGCCCCCACCGCCCTCGCCGAGACGGTGCAGGAGGCGGTCGACACGTACCGGACGCCGGCGCGCTGGGCGTGGCTGGTCGAGCACGCGATCGAGCGCGACTTCAGCTGGGCGCCGTCGGCGAGCGAGTACGCGGCGGTCTACCGGCGCGTGCTCGCCGCTTCCCCGGCGGGTCGGTAG
- a CDS encoding dipeptidase — MRSTLLLALLTVAAAPVAAQTDSALLRHALRLHRAVPMIDGHNDLPWKLRTRGSDSFDSTDIGRVVFSWDSMDISRPQPQLATDIPRLRAGGVGGVFWSTWVPTEMIRADAARIELEQIDIVRRMPERYPGVFALARTADDILRIHRQGKIAILIGMEGGHVIENSLPLLRMYYDLGARYMTLTHFATLAWADAAGDDSTHRGLTPFGRAVVREMNRLGMLVDLAHVSDSVMAQVLRISAAPVIFSHSSARALADVPRDVPDDILRLLPRNGGVVMVNFYCPFVDSAAVRYAREQRAVFVQARQQYANDSAAIRTAVAQWSAAHPAPPRPTIAMVADHIDHIRRVAGIDHVGYGSDFDGMDCAPKGLEDVSGFPALTAELIRRGYSDRDVEKVIGLNVIRVLRQAERAARRLQREERPGTATIFTLDSLPGR; from the coding sequence ATGCGATCCACACTTCTGCTTGCGCTGCTCACGGTGGCGGCGGCGCCCGTCGCCGCCCAGACGGATTCGGCGCTGCTCCGCCACGCGCTCCGCCTGCACCGGGCCGTGCCGATGATCGACGGGCACAACGATCTGCCGTGGAAGCTGCGGACCCGCGGCAGCGACAGCTTCGACAGCACCGACATCGGCCGCGTCGTGTTCTCCTGGGACAGCATGGACATCTCCCGGCCGCAGCCGCAGCTGGCGACGGACATCCCGCGGCTCAGGGCCGGCGGGGTCGGCGGCGTGTTCTGGTCCACGTGGGTGCCCACCGAGATGATCCGCGCCGACGCGGCGCGGATCGAGCTGGAGCAGATCGACATCGTGCGCCGGATGCCGGAGCGGTACCCCGGGGTCTTCGCGCTGGCGCGCACCGCGGACGACATCCTCCGCATCCACCGGCAGGGGAAGATCGCGATCCTGATCGGCATGGAGGGCGGGCACGTCATCGAGAACTCGCTGCCGCTGCTCAGGATGTACTACGACCTCGGCGCGCGCTACATGACGCTCACCCATTTCGCGACGCTGGCCTGGGCCGACGCGGCGGGCGACGACTCGACTCATCGCGGCCTCACGCCGTTCGGGCGGGCCGTGGTGCGGGAGATGAACCGGCTGGGCATGCTCGTGGACCTCGCCCACGTGTCCGACTCGGTGATGGCCCAGGTGCTCCGCATTAGCGCGGCGCCGGTCATCTTCTCCCATTCCTCGGCCCGCGCGCTGGCCGACGTGCCGCGCGACGTGCCGGACGACATCCTGCGCCTGCTGCCGAGGAACGGCGGCGTCGTGATGGTCAACTTCTACTGTCCGTTCGTGGACTCGGCCGCCGTGCGGTACGCGCGCGAGCAGCGGGCCGTCTTCGTCCAGGCGCGACAGCAGTACGCGAACGACAGCGCGGCCATCCGCACGGCCGTGGCGCAGTGGTCGGCCGCGCACCCCGCGCCGCCGCGGCCCACGATCGCGATGGTGGCGGATCACATCGACCACATCCGGCGGGTGGCGGGGATCGACCACGTCGGCTACGGCAGCGACTTCGACGGGATGGACTGCGCGCCGAAGGGACTCGAGGACGTGAGCGGCTTCCCGGCGCTGACGGCGGAGCTGATCCGTCGCGGCTACAGCGACCGGGACGTCGAGAAGGTGATCGGGCTCAACGTGATCCGGGTGCTCCGGCAGGCCGAGCGGGCGGCACGGCGGCTGCAGCGCGAGGAGCGGCCGGGCACCGCGACGATCTTCACCCTCGACAGCCTGCCCGGGCGATGA
- a CDS encoding carboxypeptidase regulatory-like domain-containing protein, whose translation MRRRQFRIAAVAAGLGWGVAPAVARAQVSGQVTVADAGGRSANDVGNAVVYLEGHGPRGAPVRVDISLDGRSFSPRVVVVPVGSTVVFPNRDPFNHNVFSLSDPNSFDLGLYGRGEAGDHRFRHPGLVRVYCNIHPQMSGFIVVRDNAYFAQPGADGSYTIPSVAPGAYTLHVWHERAPEVTRQITVPAGGLAGVDVSLDASAYHAVAHKNKYGEEYGSGATRERY comes from the coding sequence GTGAGAAGGCGGCAATTCCGCATCGCCGCGGTCGCCGCGGGGCTCGGCTGGGGTGTGGCCCCCGCGGTTGCCCGGGCGCAGGTCAGCGGCCAGGTGACGGTGGCGGACGCCGGCGGGCGATCGGCGAATGACGTCGGCAACGCCGTAGTCTACCTCGAGGGCCACGGGCCCCGGGGGGCGCCGGTGCGGGTGGACATCAGCCTCGACGGGCGCAGCTTCAGCCCGCGGGTCGTCGTCGTGCCCGTCGGCTCCACGGTCGTGTTTCCCAACCGCGACCCCTTCAACCACAACGTGTTCTCGCTGAGCGACCCGAACAGCTTCGACCTCGGCCTGTACGGCCGCGGCGAGGCGGGGGACCACCGGTTCCGGCATCCGGGCCTGGTGCGCGTGTACTGCAACATCCATCCCCAGATGAGCGGCTTCATCGTGGTGCGCGACAACGCCTACTTCGCGCAACCCGGGGCGGACGGCTCGTACACCATCCCGAGCGTGGCGCCCGGCGCCTACACGCTGCACGTCTGGCACGAGCGCGCCCCGGAAGTGACGCGCCAGATCACCGTCCCGGCGGGCGGTCTCGCCGGAGTGGACGTGTCGCTGGACGCGAGCGCCTACCACGCGGTGGCGCACAAGAACAAGTACGGCGAGGAGTACGGATCCGGGGCGACGCGTGAGCGGTACTAG